Part of the Pseudodesulfovibrio mercurii genome is shown below.
CCTGATGTCGGCCCTGATCGGGCTGACCCGGGCCCGGTTCATCGCCGCCAGGGAGCGCAACGGCCGTGAACTCGAAACCGCCCGGCGGGCGGCCGAAGAGGCCAACCGGGCCAAGAGCGATTTCCTGGCGCGCATGAGCCACGAGATCCGTACACCGATGAACGCCATCATCGGCCTGACCCACCTGGCGCTCAAGACCCAACTGACCGCCAAGCAGGCGGACTACCTGGCCAAAGTATCCCTGTCGGCCAATTCCCTGCTCGGAATCATCAACGACATACTGGACTTCTCCAAGATCGAGGCGGGCAGGCTGACCGTGGACGAGGCGGACTTCCTCCTGGACGACGTGCTCAACAACATCATCAACATGCTCGGGTTGTCCGCGGAACAGAAGGGCATCGAATTTCTGCTCCTGGTCCGCAGCACGGTGCCCAACCGGGTCCGGGGCGACGCCCTCAGGCTGGGCCAGGTCCTGCTCAACCTGACCAACAACGCCATCAAGTTCACCGAAAAGGGCGAGGTCATCCTGCAGGCCGACCTCCTGGAGCAGGACGGGACCACGGCGGTCATCCGCTTCAGCGTCCGGGACACGGGCATCGGCATCGGTCCGGAGCACCTGGACCAGCTGTTCCAGCCCTTCAGCCAGGCCGACGGCTCCATCACCCGCCAGTTCGGCGGGACCGGCCTCGGCCTGTCCATCTCCAAGAGGCTGGTGAAGATGATGGGCGGCGACATGGCCGTGGTCAGCGAGCCGGGCAAGGGCAGCGAGTTCTCCTTCACCCTCCCCCTGAAGCTCCAGCCCGACCACGCCAACGACACCTTCGAATATCCGACCGAAATCCGAGGGCTGCCCGTGCTGGTGGTCGACGACAGCAGGATGTCCCGCATGGTGCTGTGCAAGATGCTCGAATCCTTCACTTTCAAGGTGACCGAGGCGAGCTGCGCAACCGACGCCCTGAAGCTGCTCGAAGCGCGGGACGCGGACGATCCCTTCAAGCTGGTCATCACGGACTGGAACATGCCGGACATCGACGGCATCCAGCTGGCCCTGCGCATCCGCACGGCCGCGAACATCCGGCGCAAGCCCAGGATCATCATGCTCACGGCCTACGGCCAGGAGTCCATCCGACGCCGGGCCGAGGAGATCGGCCTGGACGGGTACATGCTCAAGCCCTTCAACCGCTCCATCCTGTTCGACACGGTCATGGACGCCCTGAGCGGCGGCATTGAGAGCCGGGCCAGGCTGACCCCGCGCGCGGACCCGTCCGGGGTGCCGCAAAACCTGCGCGGGGCGCACGTCCTCCTGGCCGAGGACAACGAGATCAACCAGCAGGTGGCCCGCGAGATTCTGGAGGGCGCGGACATCCGCGTATCCATCGCGGACAACGGACGGAAGGCCATGGAGATGGCCCTGGCCGGGGACTTCGACGCCGTGCTCATGGACATCCAGATGCCGGTCATGGACGGATTCAAGGCGGTCAGGGGTATCCGCGCGGGGGGCAAGACCGCCCTGCCGATCATCGCCATGACCGCCCACGCCCTGGTGGGCGACCGGGAAAAGAGCCTCGAGGCGGGCATGAACGACCACGTGACCAAGCCCATCGACCCCGACGAGTTGATGAGGACCCTGTCCCACTGGCTGCCGGACGGCGACGGCAAGGCGGCGTCTCGGCCCAAGGCCGCGCCCCGGCCCGCCCTCCATCCCGCCGAGGACGAGGCCATGCCTCGCCTGCCCGGCGTGGACACGGACCAGGCCCTGGCCCGGCTGCGCGGCAACGACAGGCTCTACCGCAAGCTGCTCAGGGACTTCGCCCAGGACGGCGACCTGCTCCTCCGAAAGCTCTCGGCCGACGCCGACGACGAACGGTTCGAGGCCTGCCGGGCCGTGGCCCACAACCTCAAGGGCGTGGCGGCCAACATCGGAGCCGAGCGCATGCGCGAAGCCCTGGCCCGGCTCGAACAGGCCCTGCTCGGTGGCCAGGGGGACCTGCACACCCGCCTGAACGAGGCCGTGGGCGAGTCCCGCCGGGTCATCGCCGGCATCAACGAGGCGTTCCCGTCCGAAAAGGAAGCCGAGACCGGGGACAACGACCGGGAGCTGGTGCGGGAGGAGGAGATTCGGGATATGCTCCCCGAACTGGACGCCCTGCTCGAACTGCTCCAGCGCCACGATATCGACGCCCGGAAGCAGTTCCGCGCCCTGCGCGGGCGGCTGTGGGAAAACGCTCCGGCCTACGCCGGGGAACTGGCCCGGCTCATCGAGCAGTTCGACTTCACCACCGCGGCCGGAACCCTTCGCGAGCTGGAGGATCAGTGCCGGAGCGGCGGGGGCACGGCCCCGGATTCCGACCCCGACGCCTGATTCCGGCTCAGGCCGAACGCACGGCCCAGACGTGAAACTCGGCCTTCTCCTTGAAACCCACGCCCACCGCGCCCTTGTGCAGGTAGCAGCAGAACGACCAGGTCGGGTCGTAGCCGCTGTCCGTGGCCGACCAGTAGGCCTCGCGCACGGCCTCGAAGGGATGGCCCTGGGGCAGGGCCGGGTCGGCCCGAGAACAGTCGGTCAGGGATTCCAGCTCCATGATGGCGGGCAGCCGCCAGGCCAGGCCCGTCTCCCCGGCCAGCGCAGCCACCGCATGCCGGGCCGCGTCGAAATCGACCATACCCCCGGCCAGATCCGTGTTCCGCCGCCAGATCAGCCCGGTCATGCGGTCCAGGACCTGGCCGCCGCGCGGCTCGAACCTCGGCTCGGGCCAGGCGCGGCCCAGGCGCAACGCCCCGTCCTGGCCGGTCCCGGCGCAGTCCACGGGACGGCCGTTCACGTCGAAGCAGCCGGTCTGGCCAGTGGCCCACAGGGTCCCGGAAATACCGCGCACGGGCCAGACCACGGCGTCGTCCGCCTTCCGGCCGAAGAACATGCGCCCGCCGCTGAACTGGACCCACCAGGCATAGGCGTGGTCGCGGGCCGAGGTGGTGGCGGTCCAGCACTTGCCCGCCCAGACGTGCTCGAAGGGGTGGCCAGACGGCAGGGCGGGTTCGCGCTCGGCGTGATCCACCAGGGAATACAGCTCCCGGCGGTTGGGCAGCCGCCAGTCGAAAAACCCGAAGCGCTTGTCGCGGTTCATGGCCGCCACGAAGTCGAAGGCCTCGGGCCAGGACAGCCCGGTCTCGGCGGGCTGGGCCAACCGGGGCCAGACCAGGCCGGTGGCGCGGTCCTCGACGACCTCGTCCCGGACCGCGAACCGGGGCGGATCGACGGGGCCGGTCATCCCAGCATGTACCGCACGGCGTAGCCGAAGGACGGATAGGCCCACGGCTGGGCCAGGAGGTCCTCGCGGGTCAGGTTGTAGCGGATGGCCAGGCCGAAGATGTTGGCCACCTCCTCGGCGTGGGCGCCCAGGTAGTGCGCCCCGAGGATGCGCCCGGTGGACCGCTCCACCAGTATCCGGTAGCCCGCGTGGGTCATGCCCAGCCGGGCATGTTCGGCCCACTTGGCCGCGTCGCCCTCGTAGACCTTGAAGTCGTACCCCTGCTCACGGGCCTGCTCCTCCAGGAGCCCGGCGCAGGCCAGGACCGGATGGGTGAAGACCGCGCCCGCCGTGCCCCTGAGGTCGGACCGGGCCGAGCCCTCCTCCAGGATGTTGCGGACCACGGTGTCGGCCTGCAGGGCGGCCACCGGAGTCAGGGAGTGGCCCGGCTCCGCGCAATCCCCGGCGGCGTAGACCACGGGGTTGGTCGGGCTGCGCATGTACTCGTCCACCCGGATGCCGTGCGGGCCGCTGTCCACGCCCGCCTTGTCCAGGCCGAGGCCGTCCAGGTCGGGCACCCGGCCCGCCCCGGTCACGGCGGCCGCGGCCACGAACTCCATCTCCACGTCGTCCGGACCGTTGACGACGACGCGCACGCCGTCGTCAAAGGGCATCACCGCCTTGACCGGGTGATCGACGTGCACGGCAATGCCCTGGTCCTGCATGGCCCGGATCAGCTTGTGGCCCAGGTGCTCGTCGAATCCCCTGAGCACGCGCCCGCTGCGGTGCAGGATGGTCGCCCTGGCCCCGGCCGCGGCCGCGATGCAGGCGAATTCGAAGGAGATGAACCCGCCGCCGATGAAGAGCATGGATTCGGGCAGGGTCTCGAGGTCGAGGAACTGGTCGCTGGTCAGAAGCAGTTCCTCGCCGGGGATGCCCAGCGGGCGCGTCACGGCCCCGGCGGCCACGACGATGTGCCGGGCCGTGAGCGGGCCGAGGTCGTCCACCTCCACCGTGTCCGGGCCGGTGAACCGTGCCCGGCCGTGAAAGGTGGTGATGCCCCGGCCGTGGAAGGAGTCGAAGACCCTGCCGGCGATGGGATCGATGACCGAGTGCTTGTAGCGCATGAGCGCGGACCAGTCCACGCGCACGGTCCCGGCCACGCCGTGGGCGGCCATGTCGCGCACCCGGACGACCTCGTGGGCCATGTCGGCCAGGGTCTTCTTGGGCTCGCAGCCCCGCAGGGGGCAGACCCCGCCCCAGCCGTCCTTCTCCACCACGGCCACGTCCAGCCCGGCGTCGCCGAGCCTGCGGGCGACGATGCCGCCCGCCGGGCCGGAACCGATCACGATCACGTCGAATGTCTGTCGAGTCACTATTCCGCTCCGGATTCCGTTCCAAATTGCGATTCGGGGAGACGACCGCCCGAGGCGGGCATCTTTCGTCCATCCTCGCACATTCGCCCGGAATGTAAAGGGCGGGACCACCCCGTGCGGAGCGGTCCCGCCCCATGGCGAAAAGATCGAGCGGCGGCGGGACTATGCGTCCGGGCCGCAGACCGGCTCGGCCAGCCACTTGAGGTTGCGTACCGACGAATAAGGGGCCTTCCCCGTCAGGAAGGCGTCCAGGCGGGCGCGCGGCGCGCCGGTCATCAGGGGCAGCAGGGGCTGCTCCACCAGGGGGATGCATGCCAGGCTCTCACGGATGCGCACGTCCCACTCGTCGCCGTACACGTCGATGTCGTCCAGGCGCAGGTGCTCGCGGCAATGCTCGCAGCCGCAGCAGATGGCATAGGGCTCCTGGATGTTGAGCAGCCCGTACTCGGTGGTCAGCTCCTCCCCGGCCGCGATGTCGCGGACCGCGATCTCCAGGTCGTAGTCGGTCATCATGGTGCTCGGCAGGCAGTTGTGGTTCATGTACCGGGCGTGGTCCCAGCTGAGGACCAGGTTGCCGCACTTGTCGTGGTACATGTAGGTCTCCATGGCCGCGCGCTGGGGCTCGGGCAGGGCAAGAAAGGCCTCCGGGCTCATGGTCATGTCGAAGCGGTCGCGCACGACCACGATGGTCCCCCGGGGGATGGGCCGGGTGGCATACACGCCCACGCCGATGGCCGGGTCCCCGGACAGGACCCTGGTATGGGGATGGATCACTTGCGTCCTCGCTAGTAGATGTAGCGCACCTGGTGCCGTTCGGCCTCGATGCGGTTGTAGATGGAGCGCATGATGCGTTCGTAAAGCTCGTCGCCCAGGACCAGATCCTCGATGCCCGCGTCCACGTTGGGGTTGTCGTTGACCTCAATGACGTAGGCCTTGCCGCCCATGTCCTTGAGGTCCACCCCGTAGAAGCCGTTGCCGATGAGGGACGAGGCCTGGACCGCGGCCTTGAGGATGTGGGCCGGGGCCTCTTCCACGGGCAGCGTCTCGGACCGGCCGCTGAAATCCTCGCGGTCCTGGTCGTCGCTCTCCTGCCAGTTGTAGATTTGCCAGTGGTTCTTGGCCATGTAGTACCGGCAGGCGAAGAGCGGCTTGTTGTCGAGCAGCCCCACGCGCCAGTCGAAGGCCGAGACCAGGAACTCCTGGGCGATGACCAGGTCCGTGTGCTTGAACATATCGACCAGCTTGTCGCCCAGTTCCTCCACCGAGGACACCCGGAACACGCCCAGGGAGAAGGAGCTCTCGGGCAGCTTCAGGACCAGGGGCAGGGGCAGGGTCCGCAGGAAGGCGGGCGTGCACTCCTTGCGCGTCAGGTGCCAGCCGCGCGGCTGGTTCACCCCGGCGTGGGCCAGCCGCTCCTGGAGGTAAACCTTGTTGGAGCAGAGCATGATGGACCAGGGGTCGTCCACGACCACCAGCCCTTCGGTGTAGGCGTGGCGGGACATGGCGTAGGTGTGGTTGTCCATGGCCGTGGTCTCGCGGATGAACAGGGCGTCGAACTCGCAGATGCGCCGGTGGTCCGCCTTGGTGATGAACTCCACGAAGAAGCCCACCTTTTCCGCGGCCTTGCGAAACTTCTCCAGGGCCATGGGGCTGGACGGCGGCGTGGGTTCGGCCGCGTCGGCCAGGATGGCCAGATCGTACTGGTAGCTCTTGAGCCGGGGCCGGTTGTAGCGCTTGCGCAGGCAGAAGGCCTCCAGGGCCGTTCGCAGCAGGTCCGGATGGAGCCGGGCCACCTGTTTGAGGTGCAGGAGCTTGACCCTGCGGAACTTCCAGCCGTCCTCCTGGCGCTCCATGGTGATGGTGAAAAACGGGACCGCGAACAGGGAAAAAAGTTTGCGGGCCAGCTCCGCCCGGCACGGGTCCGGGGTGCGGCCGAGGATGATGGTCAGCTCCAGGACGGCCCCCTTGTCCGGCAGGGGCCGGGGATGGAGGGACTCCTTGATCTCGTCGAGCAGGCTCTGGGCCACCAGGGGCGTGGTCACGTCCTTGACGGTCATGACCGAGGGGGTCACGCGGTGGTTGCGGGCCGTGGCCAGCAGGGACACGTAGTAACCCATGGAGTGGGTCTTGTACGAGGTGCACAGGTTGAGGACGTGGAACCGGTTGGACCCGGCGTAGTTGGTGTCCGCCAGGTAGTCCGTGGCCGAAACGAACTGGACGCCGGGGCAGCAGTCCCGGACCCGGCCCGGCTCGTCCACCACGATGACCACGCTCTCGGGCGAGCCGTCGCGGTTCGCCGGAGACAGGACCATGCGCACGGCGGGCTCGTTCGGCCCATAGTAGTCCGGCAGGGTGCGCACCGGCTCGAAGCCGAACTTGCGGTACCAGTTGACCAGCTTGGGGTTGTTCATGTCCGCTTCCAGGGTGACGCGCTCGTACCCGTGGCTGGCGGCGAACTCGACGATGTGCCGGACCAGGGCCTCGCCCAGGCCGAGCATGCGGTGCTCCCTGAGCACGGCCAGGGAGTAGACGCGCAGGGAGCGCTTGTACTGGAAGACCACGGCGCACCCGGCCGGGACCGGCTTCTTGCGCCGGACCTTGCCCTCGATGACCAAGGCGGTCTGGGTGGGACTCAGTATGCTGTGCCGCAGGCTGGCCCTTGAACTGCGCCGGTTCTCGCTGAATCCGGTCTGTTCGCAGGCCTCGAATAAAGGCAGGTCGTCCAGGGTCGCCGGACGGACGGACGAGGACGTAAAGGAGACGGAGGACGTCTCGCACGCAAGGCTCATGAAGCCTCCCGAAGTTGCAGGACACCCGGGCCGCATGACGCGCCCGAGAATGGACATCCCATATACCGGGTCCTGCGGCAGGTAAACACAAATCGCGGGGGTGCGCCGGACCTTTTTTGCGGCACGGATCAGGCCCCGCCGAAGCCCCCTCCCCGGCCTCCGAGGGCAGCCAGGAATGCGTCGGGCGCACAGCGCTCCGGGCGGACCGCGAAGCGGTCGCGGAGCCGGGCCACCCGGCACGGCAGAAGGCCGCAGGAACGCAGCAGTTTCGCGCGGGTGAACAGCTCGGCCACCGGGCCGTCGAAGCGCAGCCGCAAGGCCTCCAGGCAGACGCCGCGCTCGCAGTTTTCGGCCACGAAGTCCATGTCGTGGCCGATGAGCACCACGGCCCAGCGGCATCGGGACGGCCAGACAGGAGCCGGAAATCCGAACAACGGAAAACGGCGCTTTACGCAGCCCGGCCAGGGGACAATTCCCTCCGCCATCGGCAGAGAAATTTCCCGTTATATTTTGATCCGGGTAAAATACTCCATAAAATCAAACTGATAATCATTCTCAATCATTTGTTTGAACGGTGAAAAACCCATTTTCGTCAAAATAGTTTTCCACATGCTCATGTGTAAACAATTGCTTGATGCGGCTGGGGAATGACGAAATCAGCACTTTCAACAGTGGTCTCCACCCGGGCCGAAGCGGGGTTTTATCTCATGTTTTACACAATTTAACCATCAAGTATTACAGCCTTTATTTTGGTACCATTCCCCACACGCAGTTCGTATATTTTAATAGACACCGATACAACACAACGACTCGATATATTTCATACCCTGATGGGAGGACATCATGACCGACACCAGCACCACCCAACGCCCGGAAATCCAGGTTTCGCTGCCTGGTGCGGGCCGGTCCGCGTCGTATCGACTGACGGCGGACGCAACGGTACGGTTCGCCTTTGACCTCGCGGAAGCGGAATTCATCGGCAATGGCAACAACCTTGAAATCATTGTGGAAGGCGGCGGCCGGATCATCCTCCAGGACTATCTGGTCCTGGCCGAGGCCGACACCCTTCCCGTGTTTGAGATGCTCGACGGCCAGCAGGTGCCGGGCGGGGTGTATCTTTTCGCTTTTGAAAGCGACCAGCCCGTGACCCAGCAGGACATCGAAACCGCGGCGGGCGGGGCCACCTCCGGCTCCGGCGCGGGTGAATACAACGATGACCCCGGCGCGCTGTTCGACGGCCTGAACGCCCTGGGCCCGCAGGGCGACGCTTACGGCACCCACCTCTTCCCCACCCTGGAACCCATCACCGTCGGCCTGCCCGAGACGGAACCAGTTCCCCCGGTGGCCGTGGACGACGTGAACCAGATCATCGAGAGCGGCTGGAACCGCGAGGGCGAGAACGGCCACTACGAGGGCCAGGAATACTACGGCTCGGCCACCGGCAACCTGCTGCTCAACGACTATGACGGCGACAACATCGACTACCCCGAGACGGGCGGCGTCCAGACCGAGCTGGTCGTCAGTTCCATCGACTTCCCCGGCCCGGACTTCAACGGCGACAATCCCGGCCCGGAACCCGTCACCGACACCGGCACCCAGGTCAACGGCCAATACGGCACCCTGACCGTGTTCGCCGACGGTTCCTATGAATATTTATTGGACGAGACCCTGGCCGATCCCCTGCGCCAGGGGCAGGAAGTGCTTGAGCAGTTCCGGTACACGGCCATGGACCCGGACGGCAACGAGAGCAACACCGCCACCCTGACCATCACCGTGGTCGGGACCAACGACGCGCCCGACGCCCTGGACGACGTTTCCCCCGACGTCGTCGAGCAGGGCACCGAGGTGGCCGGCGTCGCGGTCGTGACCGGCAACGTGCTGCACAACGACTCCGACGTGGACAACGTGGGGTACGAGGATCTGGACCCGACCTACAGGGATCAGTTGCCCACCGACCCCGACAACCTTGTCGAGCTGGGCGTGACCAGCATCTACAGCTATGGCACCGGCCAATTCGACAGCACCCCGGACGGGGACGGCAACCTCACGGTTGACGGCGAATACGGCACCCTGGTCATCAACGCCGACGGCTCCTATCAGTACACCCTGGACCAGGCCGAGGCCGACCCGCTGAACATCGGCGACGCCCCGGACGAACACTTCGGCTACGCCATGTGGGACGGCGAGAAGTACGATTACGCCTACCTGCGCATCCCGGTGATCGGCTCCAACGACGCGCCCGTGGCCGAGGTCGACGTGAACGCCTTCACCGAGGCCGTGGACGACGCCACCGCCCACGCCGTGTCCGGCAACGTGCTCGAAAACGATGCGGACGTAGACAACGTGGACTTCGGCGATCCCGGCACCCCCGAACTGACCGTGGAGGCCATCGCCTACTCCGGCGAGGGCACCCCGCCCGTGCGGGTCAGCGACCTGTACGAGGCCGACCACATCGTGGAAGGCCAGTACGGCACCCTGTACCTGAACGACGACGGTTCCTACGTCTACGTCGAAGACAAGAACGCCACCGATCCGCTGAACACCGACGACGCGGCCGTGACCGACGTCTTCACCTACGAGGTCAGCGACAACCAGGCGGGCGGCGCGCTGAGCGACACCGCCACCCTGACCATCACCATCACGGGCGCGAACGATTCGCCCGTGGCCACGGTTGACGTGAACTCGTTCACCGAGGCCGTGGACGACGCGCTGCCCGGCGACGTGTCCGGCAACATCCTGTCCAACGACACGGACATCGACAACACCGGGTTGGAACTGTCCGTGGCCGACATCGCCTACTCCGGCGCGGGCTCCCCGCCCGTGCGCGTCAGCGACGCCTACACGGCGGACCACGTCATCGAGGGCGAGTACGGCACCCTGTACCTGAACAACGACGGCAGCTACCACTACGTCGAGGACAAGACCGCCACCGATCCGCTGAACACGGACGATGCGGCCGTGACCGACGTCTTCACCTACGAGGTCAGCGACAACCAGGCGGGCGGCGCGCTGAGCGATACCGCCACCCTGACCATCACCATCGGCGGGGCCAACGATTCGCCCGTGGCCACGGTTGACGTGAACTCGTTCACCGAGGCCGTGGACGACGCGCTGCCCGGCGACGTGTCCGGCAACATCCTGTCCAACGACACGGACATCGACAACACCGGGTTGGAGCTGTCCGTGGCCGACATCGCCTACTCCGGCGCGGGCTCCCCGCCCGTGCGCGTCAGCGACGCCTACACGGCGGACCACGTCATCGAGGGCGAGTACGGAACCCTGTACCTGAACGACGACGGCAGCTACCACTACGTCGAGGACAAGACGGCCACCGATCCGCTGAACAGCGATGACGCGGCCGTGACCGATGTCTTCACCTACGAGGTCAGCGACAACCAGGCGGGCGGCGCGCTGAGCGACACCG
Proteins encoded:
- a CDS encoding hybrid sensor histidine kinase/response regulator — translated: MKHYSDISLAVRSFLGTVLFLTGLAALGLYFLYDREATSITDSLKLNESLHNRMIAQSVNLDLKTLFIDLYLVANYVETRHFLQYRTDRTRRDLEAELLSLCAITGAYDQLRILDNDGMELVRVNYNGGHPEAVAPDRLQNKAARYYFQESLPLENGEIYVSPFDLNIENKKIEVPLKPMIRVSTPIYDDTGRRIGIAILNYLGQRIIDRLNDDKTTQDSVTMLLNEDGYWLASPYPERNWAFMFKGREDLRFSLEHPRAWARIQAMDQGQFTTPTGIYTTSTISVAPTAGATVKVANAQSWKVVCMTSTAVIRAHVDPVRGHYLAILGGIFLMSALIGLTRARFIAARERNGRELETARRAAEEANRAKSDFLARMSHEIRTPMNAIIGLTHLALKTQLTAKQADYLAKVSLSANSLLGIINDILDFSKIEAGRLTVDEADFLLDDVLNNIINMLGLSAEQKGIEFLLLVRSTVPNRVRGDALRLGQVLLNLTNNAIKFTEKGEVILQADLLEQDGTTAVIRFSVRDTGIGIGPEHLDQLFQPFSQADGSITRQFGGTGLGLSISKRLVKMMGGDMAVVSEPGKGSEFSFTLPLKLQPDHANDTFEYPTEIRGLPVLVVDDSRMSRMVLCKMLESFTFKVTEASCATDALKLLEARDADDPFKLVITDWNMPDIDGIQLALRIRTAANIRRKPRIIMLTAYGQESIRRRAEEIGLDGYMLKPFNRSILFDTVMDALSGGIESRARLTPRADPSGVPQNLRGAHVLLAEDNEINQQVAREILEGADIRVSIADNGRKAMEMALAGDFDAVLMDIQMPVMDGFKAVRGIRAGGKTALPIIAMTAHALVGDREKSLEAGMNDHVTKPIDPDELMRTLSHWLPDGDGKAASRPKAAPRPALHPAEDEAMPRLPGVDTDQALARLRGNDRLYRKLLRDFAQDGDLLLRKLSADADDERFEACRAVAHNLKGVAANIGAERMREALARLEQALLGGQGDLHTRLNEAVGESRRVIAGINEAFPSEKEAETGDNDRELVREEEIRDMLPELDALLELLQRHDIDARKQFRALRGRLWENAPAYAGELARLIEQFDFTTAAGTLRELEDQCRSGGGTAPDSDPDA
- a CDS encoding DUF1566 domain-containing protein, which produces MTGPVDPPRFAVRDEVVEDRATGLVWPRLAQPAETGLSWPEAFDFVAAMNRDKRFGFFDWRLPNRRELYSLVDHAEREPALPSGHPFEHVWAGKCWTATTSARDHAYAWWVQFSGGRMFFGRKADDAVVWPVRGISGTLWATGQTGCFDVNGRPVDCAGTGQDGALRLGRAWPEPRFEPRGGQVLDRMTGLIWRRNTDLAGGMVDFDAARHAVAALAGETGLAWRLPAIMELESLTDCSRADPALPQGHPFEAVREAYWSATDSGYDPTWSFCCYLHKGAVGVGFKEKAEFHVWAVRSA
- a CDS encoding dihydrolipoyl dehydrogenase family protein, giving the protein MTRQTFDVIVIGSGPAGGIVARRLGDAGLDVAVVEKDGWGGVCPLRGCEPKKTLADMAHEVVRVRDMAAHGVAGTVRVDWSALMRYKHSVIDPIAGRVFDSFHGRGITTFHGRARFTGPDTVEVDDLGPLTARHIVVAAGAVTRPLGIPGEELLLTSDQFLDLETLPESMLFIGGGFISFEFACIAAAAGARATILHRSGRVLRGFDEHLGHKLIRAMQDQGIAVHVDHPVKAVMPFDDGVRVVVNGPDDVEMEFVAAAAVTGAGRVPDLDGLGLDKAGVDSGPHGIRVDEYMRSPTNPVVYAAGDCAEPGHSLTPVAALQADTVVRNILEEGSARSDLRGTAGAVFTHPVLACAGLLEEQAREQGYDFKVYEGDAAKWAEHARLGMTHAGYRILVERSTGRILGAHYLGAHAEEVANIFGLAIRYNLTREDLLAQPWAYPSFGYAVRYMLG
- a CDS encoding SET domain-containing protein, with translation MIHPHTRVLSGDPAIGVGVYATRPIPRGTIVVVRDRFDMTMSPEAFLALPEPQRAAMETYMYHDKCGNLVLSWDHARYMNHNCLPSTMMTDYDLEIAVRDIAAGEELTTEYGLLNIQEPYAICCGCEHCREHLRLDDIDVYGDEWDVRIRESLACIPLVEQPLLPLMTGAPRARLDAFLTGKAPYSSVRNLKWLAEPVCGPDA
- a CDS encoding GNAT family N-acetyltransferase, giving the protein MSLACETSSVSFTSSSVRPATLDDLPLFEACEQTGFSENRRSSRASLRHSILSPTQTALVIEGKVRRKKPVPAGCAVVFQYKRSLRVYSLAVLREHRMLGLGEALVRHIVEFAASHGYERVTLEADMNNPKLVNWYRKFGFEPVRTLPDYYGPNEPAVRMVLSPANRDGSPESVVIVVDEPGRVRDCCPGVQFVSATDYLADTNYAGSNRFHVLNLCTSYKTHSMGYYVSLLATARNHRVTPSVMTVKDVTTPLVAQSLLDEIKESLHPRPLPDKGAVLELTIILGRTPDPCRAELARKLFSLFAVPFFTITMERQEDGWKFRRVKLLHLKQVARLHPDLLRTALEAFCLRKRYNRPRLKSYQYDLAILADAAEPTPPSSPMALEKFRKAAEKVGFFVEFITKADHRRICEFDALFIRETTAMDNHTYAMSRHAYTEGLVVVDDPWSIMLCSNKVYLQERLAHAGVNQPRGWHLTRKECTPAFLRTLPLPLVLKLPESSFSLGVFRVSSVEELGDKLVDMFKHTDLVIAQEFLVSAFDWRVGLLDNKPLFACRYYMAKNHWQIYNWQESDDQDREDFSGRSETLPVEEAPAHILKAAVQASSLIGNGFYGVDLKDMGGKAYVIEVNDNPNVDAGIEDLVLGDELYERIMRSIYNRIEAERHQVRYIY
- a CDS encoding VCBS domain-containing protein is translated as MTDTSTTQRPEIQVSLPGAGRSASYRLTADATVRFAFDLAEAEFIGNGNNLEIIVEGGGRIILQDYLVLAEADTLPVFEMLDGQQVPGGVYLFAFESDQPVTQQDIETAAGGATSGSGAGEYNDDPGALFDGLNALGPQGDAYGTHLFPTLEPITVGLPETEPVPPVAVDDVNQIIESGWNREGENGHYEGQEYYGSATGNLLLNDYDGDNIDYPETGGVQTELVVSSIDFPGPDFNGDNPGPEPVTDTGTQVNGQYGTLTVFADGSYEYLLDETLADPLRQGQEVLEQFRYTAMDPDGNESNTATLTITVVGTNDAPDALDDVSPDVVEQGTEVAGVAVVTGNVLHNDSDVDNVGYEDLDPTYRDQLPTDPDNLVELGVTSIYSYGTGQFDSTPDGDGNLTVDGEYGTLVINADGSYQYTLDQAEADPLNIGDAPDEHFGYAMWDGEKYDYAYLRIPVIGSNDAPVAEVDVNAFTEAVDDATAHAVSGNVLENDADVDNVDFGDPGTPELTVEAIAYSGEGTPPVRVSDLYEADHIVEGQYGTLYLNDDGSYVYVEDKNATDPLNTDDAAVTDVFTYEVSDNQAGGALSDTATLTITITGANDSPVATVDVNSFTEAVDDALPGDVSGNILSNDTDIDNTGLELSVADIAYSGAGSPPVRVSDAYTADHVIEGEYGTLYLNNDGSYHYVEDKTATDPLNTDDAAVTDVFTYEVSDNQAGGALSDTATLTITIGGANDSPVATVDVNSFTEAVDDALPGDVSGNILSNDTDIDNTGLELSVADIAYSGAGSPPVRVSDAYTADHVIEGEYGTLYLNDDGSYHYVEDKTATDPLNSDDAAVTDVFTYEVSDNQAGGALSDTATLTITIGGANDSPVATVDVNSFTEAVDDAAPGDVSGKILANDTDIDNTGLELSVTDIAYSGAGTPPVRVSDAYTADHIVEGQYGTLYLNNDGSYHYVEDKDVTDPLNVGDDPVSDVFTYVVSDNQAGGALTDTATLTITIDPANDSPVAVHDGSHEIFITNTVETVIDDWSGVSGSVIYGPGYTVTAEAFDAENNPISDVQFTTWGNDQHLGIYTNGTGDDQKVDDLDGKEQITFEFDDPQSSFSIEFIAQGNNHVNAWVYPIGGGVPVMYENVGNAVFITPGFDFDTIVFIPDGSFGMESLTTVTGGENLLMGTAEGNVLANDYDVDNVTFDDAAAGGDPSLMELSVSDIDSTNVPGNAPSAGSDLDGNYWIVDGEFGSLKIYETGEWSYTPTEQTDGEGGWQNLDHSATDVFEYTVSDGSGGTDTASIEVSLNVNTTGVTGGSGTLSGTDGNDVLFAADGDTVSSGSGHDAIVIDPVYLGSDAGTVNVTDFSDGDRLVLGNMEGANVTITSDSNDVNLVFSDIDGSDDITVNLLGVAPVHDAVDQTVEITTSDDLNQLIQTIIDSGNDSIL